cgtgggacaacccgattaccttgtatctcccccagcgctcagaacagggcttggcacaaagtaagcgcttaacaaataccatcattatcattattaccttaatCCTACTGGAGCGCGCTCTCTATGCACTGAGGGTCCTCCGGCAGGAAATGGTGTGCTCGTGTGTGAgcgccagggagagagagaaaggggaaaagagggaaggaccaaaaaaaaaaaaaaggcaccggAGCCAAGCACCGCCCAGTGCCTTTCCTATAAAAACCGGAGGGGAAGCGTAGGACGCCCAGTGGTTTTCCTGACACAAGGAAAGACGTTCCCGGGGCCCTGTGGCTCCTCGCCTTCAGACTTGGATATTTGGGATTGCTCTTGTCGAGGCGCGCCGCTCCTTAATCTTTCCTTCTCAATTGGATTATCGTCACCGGCAGGTAGGGATTTAAGCCTCCCGAGGCTGGAGCGGAGGAGGTAGCAGGAacggggagggaaatgggaagtcaCTCGATCCCGGTGGATTCTTTTCAGCTCCTGCTTTGGAGGCTCCGTTGGGTCAGGGGTTTGggcttctcccctgcctctcctgggAATGTCTCCGGACCATCCTACCCTGGGAAGGAGACTGGGGGGAAATGGCCCGGGTTTAGTTGAATtcccaactttaaaaaaaaatattcccgGTGCCATTGAAAGGACCTGGATCCAACCTGGAGGAGCCCGAATGAACCGTCCTGGTCCCTCCCCTCAGGCCCCCCTGCAGAGAAAAATCCtgcaagagttggtaaacaatccCCGAAACTCAGGCCCCCGGGACGGAGCAAGGAGGAGCGGGAACGGTCTGGACGCTTAGGaaactctgctccctcttccaggACTCCGGATCGCCGCCGGGATGAGGCTGATCCCCGTCGCCCTGGTCTACCTGGGCGCCCTTTCTTTCCTGGCAGTGGACTCTGCGCCCTTGGACGTGGCTTCGGAGTTCAGAAAGAAGTAAGTCCCGGACGGAAGACCCTCGGTGCGGCCCGGGATCCCCCCAAAAAGAGACCCGACGCCCCCGGGTGGGAACCCCCCCCCCGTTATGTTAGGGCAGGCGCATCCCCCAGCCCGCCCACCCCGGAGGGCGCGGACTCTCGGCCCCCCGGCGTGGCTTGTGCTTATGAAcctccctctccaactccctcctctctccgaCTTTCCAGATGGAACAAGTGGGCGTTGAAGCGAGGGAAGCGGGAGCTGCGGGCGGCCACGAGCCCCCCGATCGGGGCGGTGGCTGAAGCTGCAGCGGCCGGTCCCGTGGAGACTTTCATCCGCCCACTGGACGTGAAGGGGTCCGTCCCAGGCCCACAGTCCAGGTAACCCTGCTCACAGCCCGGTGCGCCCCTCTCCGTCCCAGCCCGGTgcgcccctctccaccccagtccGGTGCGCCCCTCTTCGTCCCAGCCCGGTGCGCCCCTCTCCATCTCAGCCCTTTGCGCCCCTCTTCATCCCAGCCCGGTgcgcccctctccatcccagccctttgCGCCCCTCTTCATCCCAGCCCGGTgcgcccctctccatcccagccctttgCGCCCCTCCTTATCCAGCCCTTTGCGCCCCTCTCCACCCAGCCCTATGCACCCCTCAACCAGCCCTTTGCGCCCCTCCTTATCCAGCCTTTTGCGACCCTCTCTCCATCTCAGCCCGGTgcgcccctctccatcccagcccagcgCACTCGGGTCTCCGCTCTCCCGGGTTTTGGTGGGCAGGGGGTGCCGGCTCCGAGCGCCACCGGGGCCCCCCCGACGTGCTTCAAGCTCCCACGGTTTCCGGCGGCTCGGTGCCCCTCTCTCACACCTCCTTTCCTCCGCAGGAGCTCGGATGCCTCCCGCATCCGCGTCAAGCGCTACCGGCAGAGCATGAACGGGTTCCCGCACTTTCAGGGCCTGCGGTTGGGCTGCCGCTTCGGGACGTGCACGGTGCAGAAGCTGGCGCACCAGATCTACCAGCTGACCGACAAGGACAAGGATGGCACCGCCCCCGCGAGCAAGATCAGCCCCCAGGGctacggccgccgccgccgccggcgcgCCCTCTCCGGGACCAgctccggccggccccggcccccactgCAAGACCAGGGGCTGCAGCTGCAGGAGGAGAAGCTGCAGCTGCGGGAGCCCCTACGGGAGAGGTTGCAGTTGCAGCAGGAGAAACTGCAGCTGCAGGAGCCCCTTCGGGAGAGGTTGCAGCTGCAGAAGGAGAAACTGCAGCTGCAGGAGAGGCTGCAAGGCACCGTCCCCTCTCCAATGGCGCTCCGACTACGCGGGGActtagggggcgggggcggccgccaGACTTCGGCCGATGCATAAAAACCGACACCTCCCGTCCATGAACTGGGGTTCACCGGAGCCTTTTGGGGTCCCGGGAtgaggagggggccgaggcggACCAGAGCCCGGGAGCAGCTGCCTCAGAGCGCGCCAAAGCGCCCGGGTTCCTGCCATCCTCGACGTGGGGGTCGctggccccccgacccccttttccccccacccccccaagctgTGACCTCCCCCCGGGGCCGACCCAAAGGGGCAAAGGCCCCGACCGTGCCGAGGGCGCattaggaggagaaagaagaggaggagaaagaatccTCTTCCCCATGGAAACCTGCAAAAGTTCCCCAAGGCTCCCCAAAGCCC
This portion of the Ornithorhynchus anatinus isolate Pmale09 chromosome 3, mOrnAna1.pri.v4, whole genome shotgun sequence genome encodes:
- the ADM gene encoding pro-adrenomedullin, translating into MRLIPVALVYLGALSFLAVDSAPLDVASEFRKKWNKWALKRGKRELRAATSPPIGAVAEAAAAGPVETFIRPLDVKGSVPGPQSRSSDASRIRVKRYRQSMNGFPHFQGLRLGCRFGTCTVQKLAHQIYQLTDKDKDGTAPASKISPQGYGRRRRRRALSGTSSGRPRPPLQDQGLQLQEEKLQLREPLRERLQLQQEKLQLQEPLRERLQLQKEKLQLQERLQGTVPSPMALRLRGDLGGGGGRQTSADA